One part of the Amaranthus tricolor cultivar Red isolate AtriRed21 chromosome 16, ASM2621246v1, whole genome shotgun sequence genome encodes these proteins:
- the LOC130802734 gene encoding probable serine/threonine-protein kinase PBL7 isoform X1, translating into MGWFPCTGTGKPHQNLKKRGFGKTLEHQISSSSSADKSKLNGSVNGHKESTKDSKSDHIAVKTFTFRELATVTRNFRVDYQLGEGGFGRVYKGQLENTGQVVAIKQLDHNGLQGNREFLVEVLMLSLLHHPNLVNLIGYCADGDQRLLVYEYMALGSLEDHLYDLVPDSRCLDWNTRMKIAAGAAKGLEYLHDKANPPVIYRDLKCSNILLDEEYNPKLSDFGLAKLGPVGDKTHVSTRVMGTYGYCAPEYAMTGQLSIKSDVYSFGVVLLEIITGRKAIDSSKSKGEQNLVQWARPLFNDRRKFSQIADPTLQGRYPARGLYQALAVAAMCVQEQPHMRPLIGDVVTALTYLASQKYNPEIQGVQSFHLAASSPRVRRDF; encoded by the exons ATGGGTTGGTTTCCATGCACCGGCACTGGTAAACCCCACCAAAATTTGAAGAAAAGGGGTTTTGGAAAAACCCTTGAACATCAGATCTCTTCATCAAGTTCAG CAGACAAGTCTAAGCTGAATGGATCAGTTAATGGGCACAAAGAATCAACAAAGGACAGTAAATCAGATCATATAGCTGTAAAGACCTTTACGTTTCGTGAATTAGCAACTGTAACAAGGAACTTTCGAGTAGATTATCAGCTTGGCGAAGGAGGTTTTGGGCGTGTCTATAAAGGGCAGCTGGAAAATACTGGTCAG GTTGTTGCTATCAAACAACTTGATCACAATGGGCTTCAAGGCAATagggaattcctcgttgaagttCTAATGCTCAGCCTACTTCATCACCCAAACCTAGTTAACTTAATTGGATATTGTGCTGATGGAGATCAAAGGCTTCTAGTGTATGAGTATATGGCATTAGGATCATTAGAAGACCACCTATATG ACCTCGTTCCTGACAGCAGATGCCTAGATTGGAATACAAGAATGAAAATAGCTGCGGGTGCTGCTAAAGGATTGGAATACTTGCATGATAAAGCAAATCCCCCAGTCATATATCGTGATTTAAAATGTTCCAACATACTGCTTGATGAAGAATACAACCCAAAGTTGTCTGATTTTGGCTTGGCAAAATTGGGTCCAGTTGGTGATAAAACTCATGTTTCTACGAGAGTGATGGGAACTTACGGATATTGTGCTCCAGAATATGCAATGACTGGTCAGCTAAGCATAAAATCAGATGTTTATAGCTTCGGGGTTGTACTTTTGGAGATCATTACAGGGAGGAAAGCAATTGACAGTTCAAAAAGCAAAGGAGAGCAGAATCTTGTGCAATGG GCACGCCCTCTATTCAACGACAGAAGAAAGTTCTCTCAGATAGCTGATCCGACACTCCAAGGAAGATATCCCGCAAGGGGATTGTATCAAGCGCTAGCAGTGGCCGCAATGTGTGTGCAAGAACAACCTCATATGAGACCCCTTATTGGAGATGTCGTCACAGCTTTAACTTACCTTGCTTCACAAAAGTATAATCCAGAAATTCAGGGTGTTCAGAGTTTTCACTTGGCTGCTTCCAGTCCCCGAGTAAGAAGAGACTTTTGA
- the LOC130802734 gene encoding probable serine/threonine-protein kinase PBL7 isoform X2, with protein sequence MGWFPCTGTGKPHQNLKKRGFGKTLEHQISSSSSDKSKLNGSVNGHKESTKDSKSDHIAVKTFTFRELATVTRNFRVDYQLGEGGFGRVYKGQLENTGQVVAIKQLDHNGLQGNREFLVEVLMLSLLHHPNLVNLIGYCADGDQRLLVYEYMALGSLEDHLYDLVPDSRCLDWNTRMKIAAGAAKGLEYLHDKANPPVIYRDLKCSNILLDEEYNPKLSDFGLAKLGPVGDKTHVSTRVMGTYGYCAPEYAMTGQLSIKSDVYSFGVVLLEIITGRKAIDSSKSKGEQNLVQWARPLFNDRRKFSQIADPTLQGRYPARGLYQALAVAAMCVQEQPHMRPLIGDVVTALTYLASQKYNPEIQGVQSFHLAASSPRVRRDF encoded by the exons ATGGGTTGGTTTCCATGCACCGGCACTGGTAAACCCCACCAAAATTTGAAGAAAAGGGGTTTTGGAAAAACCCTTGAACATCAGATCTCTTCATCAAGTTCAG ACAAGTCTAAGCTGAATGGATCAGTTAATGGGCACAAAGAATCAACAAAGGACAGTAAATCAGATCATATAGCTGTAAAGACCTTTACGTTTCGTGAATTAGCAACTGTAACAAGGAACTTTCGAGTAGATTATCAGCTTGGCGAAGGAGGTTTTGGGCGTGTCTATAAAGGGCAGCTGGAAAATACTGGTCAG GTTGTTGCTATCAAACAACTTGATCACAATGGGCTTCAAGGCAATagggaattcctcgttgaagttCTAATGCTCAGCCTACTTCATCACCCAAACCTAGTTAACTTAATTGGATATTGTGCTGATGGAGATCAAAGGCTTCTAGTGTATGAGTATATGGCATTAGGATCATTAGAAGACCACCTATATG ACCTCGTTCCTGACAGCAGATGCCTAGATTGGAATACAAGAATGAAAATAGCTGCGGGTGCTGCTAAAGGATTGGAATACTTGCATGATAAAGCAAATCCCCCAGTCATATATCGTGATTTAAAATGTTCCAACATACTGCTTGATGAAGAATACAACCCAAAGTTGTCTGATTTTGGCTTGGCAAAATTGGGTCCAGTTGGTGATAAAACTCATGTTTCTACGAGAGTGATGGGAACTTACGGATATTGTGCTCCAGAATATGCAATGACTGGTCAGCTAAGCATAAAATCAGATGTTTATAGCTTCGGGGTTGTACTTTTGGAGATCATTACAGGGAGGAAAGCAATTGACAGTTCAAAAAGCAAAGGAGAGCAGAATCTTGTGCAATGG GCACGCCCTCTATTCAACGACAGAAGAAAGTTCTCTCAGATAGCTGATCCGACACTCCAAGGAAGATATCCCGCAAGGGGATTGTATCAAGCGCTAGCAGTGGCCGCAATGTGTGTGCAAGAACAACCTCATATGAGACCCCTTATTGGAGATGTCGTCACAGCTTTAACTTACCTTGCTTCACAAAAGTATAATCCAGAAATTCAGGGTGTTCAGAGTTTTCACTTGGCTGCTTCCAGTCCCCGAGTAAGAAGAGACTTTTGA